A genome region from Hippopotamus amphibius kiboko isolate mHipAmp2 chromosome 1, mHipAmp2.hap2, whole genome shotgun sequence includes the following:
- the SCGB3A2 gene encoding secretoglobin family 3A member 2, with protein MKLVTVLLLGTISICSYSATAFLINSLPLPVDKALPLPLDNVLPLMDPLKLLLKTLGISVEHLVEGLRKCVNELGPEASEAVKKLLEALSHLV; from the exons ATGAAGCTGGTTACTGTGCTCCTGCTGGGGACCATCAGCATTTGCAGTTACTCTG CTACCGCCTTCCTCATCAACAGTTTGCCACTTCCTGTTGACAAGGCTTTACCTTTACCCCTGGACAACGTTCTCCCCCTCATGGACCCACTTAAGCTTCTTCTGAAAACTCTGGGCATTTCTGTTGAACACCTTGTGGAAGGGCTAAGGAAGTGTGTGAATGAGCTGGGACCAGAGGCCTCTGAGGCCGTGAAGAAACTGCTG GAGGCACTCTCACATTTGGTGTGA